The following nucleotide sequence is from Candidatus Thermoplasmatota archaeon.
TGCAAAGGCACTTGGCCGCCTCAAGGACATCATCAACGATCCTTCCAGCGTTGTGCTGGACTTCGACGAAGGTCGGCTTTAGGGGATGCCCACGCAGCAGGTGAGGGACGTAAGTCTTCTTCTGTTCCGTCTAATTGATGAAATAGGTGCCAGGTGAAGGACATAAGCCCCTTGGAACCCCGCATGTTTGAGCGTGATTCATGCACGATTGAATCTGAGATATGGGGGATTGTGCCCATTCGCCCGTTCTTGCCTTTCAGGCTATGAAGGTCGCCATCCTTTCTCTATGGTCTTCTCCGAAGCGAGGTTCAGACCCCTTTTCGTCATCTCAGAAGGTTATCAGTGCACAGGTCACATTCGTTACCACGCCAAAGGGATAGCTGCTTTGTGGGATCTTGGCATCAATCGTGTAGGATTAGGCCTCTCCAGGACTCAGAGAAATCGCCAGTGATGCGTAACCAGTTTGGTTTCCAACTTGAGCCGAGCCTCTTATCGTTGCGTTTCCTACAGCATCGCCTTCGTTCATGACAGTCACTGAGAAGGTCACCTTCACATACGATTCAGGGCCCCAGTAAGCCAATGTCTCATAGTCCCACGATACCATCTTGATTGCTGGCTTGGGTCCTATCTGGCCTATCGCTAGGACCACCACAAGGACAACGACAAG
It contains:
- a CDS encoding zinc ribbon domain-containing protein, with product MKCSKCEAENPKGQKFCGACGNALPAPAPAAPSHVTAREKALVAVICILVVVLVVVLAIGQIGPKPAIKMVSWDYETLAYWGPESYVKVTFSVTVMNEGDAVGNATIRGSAQVGNQTGYASLAISLSPGEA